The following are from one region of the Leptolyngbya sp. CCY15150 genome:
- a CDS encoding ABC transporter permease, whose protein sequence is MTAIKLSARPTRSINLLSLVGWLYLGGMYLFLMLPILTLVIFSFENSRFPTLPWTGWTLSWYGDLFRDGRLIQSLGYSLWISPAAAAAATVLGFCAAYVLNRFQFLGKKLLSIVLIIPIIIPPLILGVAFLGLLSGLQLQGKLISIFLTHVVILIPTAIALIGLRLSQMPKDLEEAAWNLGATEWQALWRVVLPWSIPGIAGAWLLAFTFSFDEFVIAWFVSGFQQTLPVAIYTFLGANLTPALNAIGTLIFLISICLLVGVELLLIPILLGQRRSS, encoded by the coding sequence ATGACTGCCATCAAACTCTCCGCCCGTCCCACCCGCTCCATCAATCTACTCAGCCTAGTCGGATGGCTTTACCTCGGCGGCATGTATCTCTTCCTGATGCTGCCTATTTTGACCTTGGTGATCTTCTCCTTTGAAAATTCCCGCTTTCCTACCCTGCCTTGGACGGGATGGACCTTAAGCTGGTACGGCGACCTGTTTAGGGATGGACGCTTGATCCAGTCCCTCGGCTACAGCCTATGGATTTCCCCCGCCGCCGCTGCCGCCGCCACAGTTCTAGGCTTCTGCGCGGCCTATGTCCTAAATCGCTTCCAGTTTCTGGGCAAAAAACTCCTGTCCATCGTACTGATTATTCCGATCATCATCCCGCCGCTAATTTTAGGCGTGGCCTTTTTGGGGCTGCTGTCTGGTCTGCAGCTTCAAGGCAAACTGATCAGCATCTTTCTTACCCATGTGGTGATTTTGATCCCCACAGCGATCGCCCTGATTGGGTTACGCCTATCGCAAATGCCCAAAGATTTGGAAGAAGCCGCTTGGAATCTGGGAGCAACAGAATGGCAAGCACTGTGGCGAGTTGTCTTACCTTGGTCTATTCCTGGCATCGCTGGCGCTTGGCTGCTAGCCTTCACCTTTTCCTTCGATGAATTTGTAATTGCCTGGTTTGTATCTGGATTTCAGCAAACCCTGCCCGTGGCGATTTACACCTTCCTCGGCGCAAACCTCACCCCCGCTCTTAACGCTATCGGCACGCTGATTTTCCTGATTTCTATCTGTCTACTGGTTGGCGTTGAACTGCTGCTGATTCCCATTTTGCTGGGTCAACGCCGTTCGAGCTAA
- a CDS encoding ABC transporter permease: protein MSQPPATRPIATPNERSGLKYIGLAPVVIYNGIFFLLPLLFLIWIGFWTTENYRAVPGFSFDNYIDIFSQLFTRSRYAYALLQTAWVASTTTLLAILLCYPFALMLVFGVPERLQRFAVLLAIAPFWSSYILRLYAWQTILNRNGLFNTLLLKLQVIQEPLPIIFTQVATRIGILHYLAPIVILILYLVLRNSDRALLEASRNLGATQWQTFWRVLLPLSKPGIIYSALFGIIISAGDVLSGIVLGGGTGRSIFGPIPLFSTVVLNEYAGTTNLPRTSALATILVILLLVILAAGLKLSDPPRD, encoded by the coding sequence ATGAGCCAGCCACCTGCTACCCGCCCCATCGCCACCCCCAATGAACGCAGCGGTCTCAAGTACATCGGTCTGGCCCCGGTGGTGATCTACAACGGCATCTTTTTTCTCTTGCCGCTGCTGTTTTTGATTTGGATTGGCTTTTGGACGACCGAAAACTATCGGGCCGTTCCTGGCTTTTCCTTCGACAACTACATCGATATTTTCAGCCAGCTCTTCACGCGATCGCGCTATGCCTATGCCCTGCTGCAAACCGCCTGGGTCGCTAGCACCACCACGCTTCTCGCCATCCTCCTGTGCTATCCCTTCGCCTTGATGCTGGTGTTTGGTGTTCCCGAACGCCTACAGCGTTTTGCGGTTCTGTTGGCGATCGCCCCCTTCTGGAGCAGCTATATTCTTCGGCTCTACGCTTGGCAAACCATTCTCAACCGCAACGGCCTGTTCAACACCCTGCTGCTAAAACTGCAGGTGATTCAAGAGCCACTGCCGATTATTTTTACCCAGGTAGCCACCCGCATCGGCATTTTGCACTACCTAGCGCCCATCGTCATCCTGATTCTTTACCTGGTGTTGCGCAACAGCGATCGCGCCCTGCTGGAAGCTTCCCGCAACCTTGGAGCCACCCAATGGCAAACCTTTTGGCGCGTCCTGCTGCCCCTCAGCAAGCCAGGCATCATCTACAGCGCCCTGTTTGGCATCATCATTAGTGCGGGCGATGTATTATCTGGCATTGTTTTGGGCGGCGGCACCGGGCGATCGATTTTCGGCCCCATTCCCCTCTTTTCCACCGTAGTGCTCAATGAATATGCTGGCACTACCAACCTACCCCGCACCTCCGCCCTCGCCACCATACTGGTGATTCTGCTGTTGGTGATCCTAGCAGCGGGTTTGAAACTATCCGACCCTCCCCGCGACTGA
- a CDS encoding ABC transporter ATP-binding protein, translating to MSSTSTNPPSSLPIAQTRTAETSSAPALELRAIAKQFNQLSVLSDINLHVDPGEFVAIMGPSGCGKTTLLRLIAGLESMSSGEIWLHGQPIGQLPVHQRHTPLVWQSFALFPHLNVFQNIAFGLTLKSHNRAAVKDKVHQVAELVHLSDFLKRRVGALSGGQKQRVAIARALVMEPKILLLDEPMSALDAHLRLRMQGELKRLQQTLNIAFVYITHNQNEAFAMADRIVVMNRGRIEQIGSPADLYTHPQSHFVAEFVGNNNLFDGQVRSLNDDHTLTIQCPQGLIRAQPGQVNHSIGDMVTVVVPADKMRLDPTEKTDNSLRASLRGREFMGSQMSYLLETASGHELNLICQESFSDSLRIAINTDLVLHWSSQDTVLLGDTRSLEGA from the coding sequence ATGAGTTCAACCTCGACCAATCCACCCTCCTCCTTGCCCATCGCTCAGACAAGGACGGCAGAGACCTCCAGCGCTCCTGCTCTAGAACTGCGGGCGATCGCTAAACAGTTCAATCAACTGTCCGTCCTCAGCGACATCAACCTGCATGTAGATCCTGGCGAATTTGTCGCCATTATGGGCCCCAGCGGCTGCGGTAAAACGACGCTGCTGCGGTTAATTGCCGGGCTAGAGTCCATGTCATCCGGGGAAATCTGGCTGCATGGGCAACCCATTGGCCAATTGCCTGTCCATCAGCGCCATACACCGCTGGTGTGGCAAAGCTTTGCCCTATTTCCCCACCTGAACGTTTTCCAGAACATTGCCTTTGGGCTAACGCTCAAGTCCCATAACCGAGCTGCCGTTAAAGACAAAGTGCATCAAGTGGCTGAATTGGTTCACCTCAGCGACTTTCTCAAGCGCCGGGTGGGAGCGCTCAGCGGTGGGCAAAAGCAGCGGGTGGCGATCGCCCGAGCCTTGGTGATGGAACCGAAGATTTTGCTGCTGGATGAACCCATGAGCGCCCTCGATGCCCATCTGCGGCTGCGGATGCAAGGGGAACTCAAGCGCCTCCAGCAGACCTTGAATATCGCCTTTGTTTATATCACCCACAATCAAAACGAAGCCTTTGCCATGGCCGATCGCATTGTGGTGATGAATCGTGGACGGATTGAACAAATTGGCTCGCCCGCCGACCTTTATACCCATCCCCAAAGCCATTTTGTGGCGGAATTTGTCGGCAATAACAACCTCTTTGATGGCCAGGTGCGATCGCTCAATGATGACCACACCCTAACCATCCAATGCCCCCAAGGTCTAATTCGCGCCCAGCCCGGCCAGGTGAACCACAGCATCGGCGACATGGTCACCGTGGTCGTCCCCGCCGACAAAATGCGGCTTGATCCCACCGAAAAAACCGACAATAGCCTCAGGGCTAGTCTGCGAGGACGAGAGTTCATGGGCTCCCAGATGAGCTATCTCCTAGAAACCGCATCGGGTCATGAACTGAACCTGATTTGCCAAGAATCCTTCAGCGATAGTCTGCGCATTGCCATCAACACCGACCTCGTCCTCCATTGGTCATCCCAGGATACGGTGCTGCTGGGAGACACCCGATCCCTGGAGGGAGCGTGA
- a CDS encoding spermidine/putrescine ABC transporter substrate-binding protein translates to MSQRPRPSAGFNREAQLLRAFSRRRFIQFASTASLAAVSTRLIGCSPSSDTAATTGDTPASSSGSTLRLLTWPGYDEPEVIRGFEEEYGVTVEFKTYLGGEQMLQFFNQSPAGTYDALISDGEYVTKLMALGAIAPIDPSVVPNLSDYHPVYQDFPGFYEDGQMMAVGTRFGNYGIAFNQSIIPPSEVTSWEFLLREDLAGKLALFDWYLPNMGNASLALFPENPNPYDLTDAQLEEVKAWMLRMKPNVALVTPNVQDIVNAFINGDVTAGPVGDWVIQNAIADGNQEFTAVVPEEGAIRWSEGAVICADSPNPELAQNWVEYMSRPEVQARLAYAQAYKGLAPNLKVVEHLTDEEKQLLGYVTDPNDASKLVVESQLERTRARQLPTQQTEKAWQDIYNEFKAT, encoded by the coding sequence ATGTCACAACGACCTCGTCCTTCCGCTGGCTTCAACCGCGAAGCTCAACTCTTGAGAGCCTTCTCCCGTCGCCGGTTCATCCAATTTGCCTCCACAGCCTCCTTAGCCGCTGTATCCACTCGCCTAATCGGCTGTAGCCCTTCGAGCGACACGGCTGCAACCACCGGAGATACCCCTGCTAGTTCATCAGGCAGCACCCTACGCCTGCTGACCTGGCCGGGCTATGACGAACCCGAGGTAATTCGCGGCTTTGAAGAAGAATATGGCGTCACGGTAGAGTTCAAAACCTATTTGGGTGGCGAACAAATGCTGCAATTTTTCAACCAGTCGCCCGCCGGCACCTATGATGCCCTGATTTCCGATGGAGAATATGTCACCAAGCTGATGGCTCTGGGCGCGATCGCCCCCATTGATCCATCCGTCGTGCCGAACTTAAGCGACTACCATCCGGTCTATCAAGACTTTCCTGGCTTCTACGAAGATGGGCAGATGATGGCAGTGGGCACCCGCTTTGGCAACTACGGCATTGCCTTCAACCAAAGCATTATTCCTCCCTCAGAGGTCACCAGTTGGGAGTTTCTGTTACGGGAAGACTTAGCCGGAAAGCTGGCCCTCTTTGATTGGTATCTGCCCAATATGGGGAATGCTAGCTTAGCCCTCTTCCCCGAGAATCCTAACCCCTACGACCTCACCGATGCCCAACTGGAGGAGGTTAAGGCCTGGATGCTGCGCATGAAACCCAATGTGGCGCTGGTGACCCCCAATGTGCAGGATATTGTCAATGCGTTCATCAACGGTGATGTGACGGCAGGCCCCGTGGGTGACTGGGTAATCCAAAATGCGATCGCCGACGGCAACCAAGAATTTACCGCCGTTGTGCCTGAGGAAGGTGCGATTCGCTGGAGTGAAGGTGCTGTGATCTGTGCCGACAGCCCCAACCCAGAGCTAGCCCAAAACTGGGTAGAATACATGTCCCGTCCTGAGGTGCAGGCCCGTCTAGCCTATGCCCAAGCCTATAAAGGTCTTGCCCCCAACCTCAAGGTAGTCGAGCATCTCACGGACGAAGAAAAGCAACTGTTGGGCTATGTGACCGATCCAAACGACGCCAGCAAACTGGTGGTAGAAAGCCAGCTAGAACGCACCCGCGCCCGCCAGCTTCCAACACAACAAACCGAAAAAGCTTGGCAAGACATTTACAACGAATTTAAGGCCACGTAA
- a CDS encoding chromosome segregation ATPase, which translates to MTHDRRKTRYHPPQAQRPMDRPSRPVQLPRPAPPLPRSPLPQQSAGHRSTPSSNPLQDLQHQIRQPPPPPPFAPPMPTPTPAPRQRWQWIRNWQVWGTVAVLCTTGTGLLAAALLFKIPALPNCPAIFWPTASASLRMYCADIAANKRTVDDLLEAIQLVESLPEDHPLQQEIQDSIETWSMMILELGDEAFQSGELEEAIAIAERIPEHLAAHDLVDDQVQDWQRIWSEGEAIYRAVETALRNQSYQEAFRTSNQLLYVENEYWRTVRHEQLQEVITVARKDGEILGQAQRLADRGDPDSLAEAIQLVQGIGSTSYAHDGAQALLKSIGEDFLDLAQAALDREDYEGAIAIIESIPDTINLGEEAQDFLTIASAQSQAWRGTALDLESAILQAQRLRRDRPLYSRAQTLIRQWRLEIQDVTRLDTARQVARPGTVSDLRAAIAESQMIPDGNPRAGEAQRLEAEWLSQIQRIEDQPILDQANQLAQPGTVAALQQAIATAQQIQPGRTLSGTAQDRIATWTAQVQRLEDQPILDRARQLANAGDWRGAISTAQQITEGRALRADAQAEVTTWRNRLEGQIPLQDAYAIASSGTISGLVAAIQLANEVPASNSSRSEADQMINTWSYQLLNAAEQQAVVDLENAIAIAQNVPPRTEAYAAAQLRIQSWQQQLQPVPDLPTLPEEPR; encoded by the coding sequence ATGACACACGATCGCCGGAAAACTCGCTATCATCCACCCCAAGCCCAGCGCCCCATGGATCGGCCGAGTCGTCCGGTGCAGCTTCCTCGTCCTGCGCCGCCCCTGCCGCGATCGCCCCTACCGCAACAGTCAGCGGGCCATCGCTCCACGCCGTCGTCAAATCCCTTGCAGGATCTGCAACACCAGATCCGTCAGCCGCCACCGCCACCACCGTTTGCGCCGCCCATGCCTACGCCCACGCCAGCACCACGCCAGCGCTGGCAGTGGATTCGCAATTGGCAAGTGTGGGGCACAGTGGCTGTCCTCTGCACCACCGGCACGGGACTGTTAGCCGCTGCTCTGCTGTTCAAAATTCCGGCCCTGCCCAATTGCCCGGCTATTTTTTGGCCCACCGCCTCCGCCTCCCTGCGCATGTATTGCGCCGACATCGCGGCTAATAAGCGCACGGTGGATGATTTGCTGGAAGCCATCCAGCTAGTGGAAAGTTTGCCTGAGGATCATCCCCTACAGCAGGAAATTCAGGACTCCATTGAAACCTGGTCGATGATGATTCTTGAGCTAGGTGATGAAGCCTTCCAGTCTGGGGAGTTGGAGGAGGCGATCGCCATCGCAGAACGCATTCCCGAGCATCTAGCCGCCCACGACCTCGTAGATGATCAGGTGCAGGACTGGCAACGCATTTGGTCGGAAGGCGAAGCGATTTACCGTGCGGTGGAAACGGCGCTGCGCAATCAAAGCTACCAAGAAGCCTTCCGCACCTCCAACCAGCTTCTCTACGTGGAGAATGAATACTGGCGCACCGTTCGACATGAGCAGCTCCAGGAAGTCATCACTGTTGCCCGCAAGGATGGCGAGATTCTTGGCCAGGCTCAACGCTTAGCCGATCGGGGAGATCCAGATAGCTTGGCCGAGGCTATTCAACTGGTGCAGGGCATTGGCAGCACCAGCTATGCCCATGATGGAGCCCAAGCGCTGCTGAAGAGCATTGGGGAAGACTTTTTAGATCTGGCTCAAGCAGCCCTCGACCGGGAAGACTATGAGGGAGCGATCGCCATCATTGAAAGCATTCCCGATACCATCAACCTTGGGGAAGAAGCCCAGGATTTTCTCACCATCGCCTCCGCCCAAAGCCAGGCTTGGCGCGGCACGGCTCTAGATCTTGAGTCGGCTATTCTACAAGCCCAGCGACTGCGGCGCGATCGCCCTCTCTATAGCCGAGCCCAGACCTTGATTCGCCAATGGCGGCTAGAAATCCAAGACGTCACCCGTCTGGATACGGCCCGGCAGGTGGCTCGCCCCGGCACTGTATCTGACCTACGGGCAGCGATCGCTGAAAGTCAGATGATTCCCGACGGCAACCCTCGGGCTGGCGAGGCTCAGCGTCTGGAAGCTGAATGGCTAAGCCAGATCCAGCGAATTGAAGACCAGCCGATTCTTGACCAGGCCAACCAGCTTGCCCAGCCGGGAACCGTCGCCGCCTTGCAGCAAGCGATCGCCACTGCCCAGCAGATTCAGCCGGGGCGCACCCTCTCCGGCACGGCCCAAGACCGGATTGCCACTTGGACGGCCCAGGTGCAGCGCTTGGAAGACCAGCCAATTCTCGACCGGGCGCGCCAATTAGCCAATGCTGGCGACTGGCGGGGGGCCATCTCCACCGCGCAACAGATTACTGAAGGTCGGGCCCTGCGGGCCGATGCCCAAGCGGAGGTCACCACCTGGCGCAACCGCCTGGAAGGGCAAATTCCCCTGCAAGATGCCTATGCGATCGCCAGCAGCGGCACCATATCTGGACTGGTAGCCGCCATTCAACTGGCCAATGAGGTGCCGGCTAGCAACAGCAGCCGTTCCGAAGCCGATCAAATGATCAACACTTGGAGCTACCAACTGCTCAACGCGGCGGAGCAGCAGGCGGTGGTGGATCTGGAAAATGCCATTGCGATCGCCCAAAACGTGCCACCGCGCACCGAAGCCTATGCCGCCGCCCAACTGCGGATTCAATCCTGGCAGCAACAGCTCCAGCCGGTGCCTGATCTGCCCACTTTACCGGAAGAACCCAGATAG
- the malQ gene encoding 4-alpha-glucanotransferase — MPFPRSSGLLLHPTSFPGPHGIGDLGGAAYAFVDFLAASGQQLWQVLPLSPTGYGNSPYMCYSSMAGNPLLISLDLLVDEGWLTHDDLSVLPDFPSDKVDYDRVIATKTPLLDRAAERFKAHASDRQRQEFDVFCHARAFWLDDFAFFMALKQAHGGESWHRWDDAIAKRDPDTLSRWRKQLANDIYHHKFLQFEFFRQWSHLKQYANDRQIQIIGDMPIYVAHDSADVWSLPHIFHLDPETGEPALMAGVPPDYFSDTGQLWGNPIYNWEAMQAWGFKWWLQRLQSMLEYVDLIRVDHFRGFQAYWEVPQGETTAMNGQWVEAPGREFFETVKKELGSLPILAEDLGVITPEVEALRDEFDFPGMKILHFAFGSGPGNPYLPFNFERNCMVYTGTHDNNTTVGWFESLSDWEKDHISHYLGDISYDGIHWDMIRLALSSHANQAVIPFQDLLGLGEGARMNLPGAPTGNWEWRYRDEAVNPELAGRMHMLTEMYGRLPQPPAPEDESDG; from the coding sequence ATGCCTTTTCCTCGCTCCAGTGGTTTGTTGCTTCATCCCACCTCATTTCCCGGCCCCCACGGCATTGGAGACCTCGGGGGCGCTGCCTATGCTTTTGTTGATTTTTTAGCAGCCAGTGGTCAGCAACTGTGGCAGGTCTTGCCGCTCAGCCCCACGGGCTACGGCAACTCGCCCTACATGTGCTATTCCTCCATGGCGGGCAATCCTCTGTTGATTAGCCTAGATTTGTTGGTCGATGAAGGATGGCTGACCCACGACGATCTGTCGGTGTTGCCAGACTTTCCCAGCGACAAGGTTGACTACGATCGCGTCATTGCCACCAAAACACCCCTGCTCGATCGAGCTGCCGAGCGCTTTAAGGCCCATGCCTCGGATCGACAGCGCCAAGAGTTTGATGTGTTTTGCCATGCTCGGGCTTTTTGGCTCGACGACTTTGCCTTTTTTATGGCGCTTAAACAGGCCCATGGTGGCGAAAGCTGGCACCGTTGGGATGACGCGATCGCCAAACGTGATCCTGATACCCTAAGCCGTTGGCGTAAGCAGCTTGCCAACGATATTTACCACCACAAGTTTCTCCAGTTTGAATTTTTCCGCCAATGGTCTCATCTAAAGCAGTATGCCAACGATCGCCAAATTCAGATCATTGGTGACATGCCAATCTACGTGGCCCACGACAGCGCTGATGTCTGGTCACTGCCCCACATTTTCCATCTGGATCCAGAAACGGGGGAACCAGCCCTAATGGCCGGTGTGCCCCCCGATTACTTCAGCGACACCGGCCAGCTATGGGGCAATCCCATCTATAACTGGGAGGCGATGCAGGCTTGGGGCTTTAAGTGGTGGCTGCAGCGCTTGCAGTCCATGTTGGAATATGTGGATTTAATTCGGGTTGACCACTTCCGAGGCTTTCAAGCCTACTGGGAAGTGCCCCAAGGGGAAACCACGGCTATGAACGGTCAGTGGGTGGAGGCTCCGGGTCGAGAGTTTTTTGAGACCGTCAAGAAGGAGCTAGGCAGTTTGCCGATCTTGGCCGAAGATCTCGGGGTAATTACCCCCGAGGTGGAAGCCCTACGGGATGAGTTTGACTTTCCGGGGATGAAAATTCTTCACTTCGCCTTCGGTTCTGGCCCAGGCAACCCCTACCTACCGTTTAATTTCGAGCGCAACTGCATGGTCTATACCGGCACCCACGATAACAACACTACGGTGGGCTGGTTTGAAAGCCTCTCAGACTGGGAAAAAGACCATATCAGCCATTACCTAGGCGATATCAGCTATGACGGGATCCACTGGGACATGATTCGCCTGGCCCTCAGCTCCCATGCCAACCAAGCCGTGATCCCCTTCCAGGATCTCTTGGGACTAGGGGAAGGTGCTCGGATGAACCTGCCTGGTGCCCCAACCGGGAACTGGGAGTGGCGCTATAGAGATGAAGCCGTCAACCCAGAATTGGCAGGGCGGATGCATATGCTGACGGAGATGTATGGACGCCTGCCCCAGCCCCCAGCCCCCGAGGATGAGTCCGATGGGTAG
- a CDS encoding RodZ domain-containing protein yields the protein MSRHGYYPESHQAEQLAAIGAYLQQARQDAHLSLDQINASTLIRPSLLMAIEAGHIHALPEPVYIRGLIKRYADALGLDGAELAATFPVTPTVQTSSGGISWRDLPAAQLRPLHLYVAYILLITAAISGLSHLMNRSVSPLAEERLVNQQTTMPVPTEPVTEPTPAPAPGAATEEQRPVRVDVSVTAPSWVRVVSDGEMTFEDTLSEGSSHTWTADTQLTILAGNAGGLVVTYDGQAKPLGEPGTVAEVTYSASSPTALMPDGEAIAFRQVSGDRPPLTP from the coding sequence ATGAGTAGACATGGCTATTACCCAGAATCGCACCAGGCCGAACAATTGGCGGCAATTGGCGCTTATTTGCAACAGGCTCGCCAAGATGCTCACCTATCGTTGGATCAGATTAACGCCTCAACCCTGATCCGCCCTAGCCTGCTGATGGCCATTGAAGCGGGGCATATCCATGCTTTGCCTGAACCCGTTTATATTCGCGGGTTAATCAAGCGCTATGCAGATGCTCTTGGGCTAGATGGCGCTGAACTGGCGGCCACCTTTCCGGTGACCCCAACGGTGCAAACCAGTAGCGGCGGCATCTCATGGCGGGATCTGCCTGCAGCCCAGCTCCGGCCGCTCCACCTGTATGTTGCCTATATTTTGTTGATTACGGCGGCGATCAGTGGGCTATCTCATCTGATGAACCGGTCGGTGTCACCCTTGGCAGAGGAGCGTCTGGTCAATCAACAGACGACGATGCCTGTTCCCACAGAGCCAGTCACAGAGCCGACTCCCGCACCAGCCCCCGGCGCGGCTACCGAGGAGCAGCGTCCGGTGCGGGTGGATGTGAGCGTTACGGCTCCTTCTTGGGTGCGGGTGGTCTCCGATGGCGAGATGACCTTTGAAGATACCCTGAGCGAAGGCAGCAGCCATACTTGGACAGCCGATACCCAACTGACGATCCTAGCCGGCAATGCTGGGGGCCTGGTGGTTACCTATGATGGTCAGGCTAAGCCCTTAGGAGAACCGGGTACGGTGGCAGAAGTGACCTATTCTGCGTCCTCCCCAACGGCCCTGATGCCTGATGGGGAAGCGATCGCGTTTCGACAGGTATCAGGCGATCGCCCCCCACTCACACCCTAG
- a CDS encoding pseudouridine synthase: protein MAERVQKLLSKWGIASRRQAEQMILDGRVRLNGSIVSLGQTADPSCDRIDVDGTPLESHQRPQPIYILLHKPAGVVTTCDDPWNRTTVLDLLPHHLSHGTGLHPVGRLDAESTGALVLTNDGSLTFHLTHPSHTIPKTYQVWVEGCLSQSTLQKWRDGVVLSGRRTQPAQVRVLDHQRYPAHRTQLEIVLQEGRNRQIRRIAEKLGHPVIHLHRTAIGAIALHPLPEGHHRQLTHRELDSLHPSSNHRTNHPTDHPTDRHLPLHRVRTR, encoded by the coding sequence ATGGCTGAACGAGTTCAAAAGCTATTGTCAAAGTGGGGCATTGCTTCTCGTCGTCAAGCAGAGCAAATGATTCTCGACGGGCGCGTTCGCCTGAACGGCTCAATCGTTTCTCTCGGACAAACAGCCGACCCAAGCTGCGATCGCATCGACGTGGATGGAACACCACTTGAATCTCATCAGCGCCCCCAGCCGATCTACATCTTGCTTCATAAACCCGCCGGCGTCGTCACCACCTGCGACGATCCCTGGAATCGCACCACTGTCCTTGATCTTCTACCCCATCATCTATCCCATGGCACAGGACTACACCCAGTCGGGCGGTTAGATGCAGAGAGCACCGGCGCTCTTGTACTCACAAACGATGGCTCCTTGACCTTTCACCTGACCCATCCTAGCCACACCATTCCAAAAACCTACCAGGTTTGGGTAGAGGGTTGTCTTTCTCAATCCACTCTTCAAAAATGGCGGGACGGCGTTGTACTATCAGGACGGCGTACTCAGCCAGCCCAGGTTAGAGTTCTTGATCATCAGCGTTATCCGGCTCACCGCACCCAGCTTGAGATTGTTCTACAAGAGGGACGTAATCGACAAATTCGTCGAATAGCGGAAAAGCTAGGGCATCCAGTCATTCACCTGCATCGCACCGCTATCGGAGCGATCGCCCTCCACCCCCTCCCTGAGGGGCACCACCGTCAACTGACTCACCGTGAACTTGATTCATTGCATCCATCTTCCAACCATCGCACGAACCATCCCACCGACCATCCCACCGACCGACATCTTCCGCTCCATCGCGTTCGCACAAGGTAG
- a CDS encoding HAMP domain-containing sensor histidine kinase — MGILEFILGLVVGLLWLFYQRQRDRVKLKTLLSNLRSEGEPSSPFSLESKLSLAITYQQQQIEQQAKQIEVFQRILHTAPIGYLHVDDENRLVWANPQAEQLLNIPGQEGIPPRLLLELVRSYDLDELIDQTRHAERLQQADWVFYPVSSDLYARSQPQPRALRGYGMMLSNRHVGVFLENRQEAVMLKQQRDRWISDVAHELKTPLTSIRLVAETLQDRLSPPLNGWAERLVNETVRLSNLVQDLLDLSQLEQRSLRQLKRSPTDLAQLLQTAWLNLEPLARKKKLRLSYSGPDKLYANVDEARMYRVFINLFDNSIKYSPVAAAIAVEAQFSIQPDPAAAGRSDAAGGVLDPDPPVDSRLSSSSSLSSQTSSTDIDAPGSHIIIDFIDAGEGFPNDTIEHVFDRFYRADPSRSRQSYLTVSATQPDLSEGDRPPVSPVPHCSGSGLGLSIVQQIVTAHGGQITASNHPETHGAWLRLTLPIDPTH; from the coding sequence GTGGGAATCTTGGAATTTATCTTGGGGTTGGTAGTTGGCCTCCTCTGGCTGTTCTACCAGCGACAGCGCGATCGCGTCAAACTCAAAACCCTACTATCCAATCTGCGCTCGGAGGGAGAGCCCAGTTCCCCCTTTTCGCTGGAGTCTAAACTGTCGCTCGCCATCACCTATCAGCAACAGCAAATCGAGCAGCAGGCTAAACAGATTGAGGTCTTTCAGCGCATCCTGCACACGGCCCCCATCGGCTACCTGCATGTGGATGATGAAAACCGGCTGGTTTGGGCCAATCCTCAAGCCGAGCAGTTGCTGAATATTCCCGGACAGGAGGGCATTCCACCACGTCTCCTCTTAGAGCTCGTACGCTCCTACGATTTAGACGAGCTGATTGACCAAACGCGCCACGCCGAGCGGCTCCAGCAGGCTGACTGGGTATTCTACCCCGTTTCCTCGGATCTCTACGCTCGCTCCCAGCCCCAGCCTCGGGCTCTGCGCGGCTATGGGATGATGCTGTCCAATCGCCATGTGGGTGTGTTTTTAGAAAATCGCCAAGAGGCGGTCATGCTCAAACAGCAGCGCGATCGCTGGATTTCTGACGTGGCCCACGAACTCAAAACCCCCTTAACATCCATTCGCCTGGTTGCCGAGACCCTCCAAGATCGCCTTTCTCCCCCCCTCAACGGTTGGGCAGAGCGCTTAGTTAACGAAACCGTTCGCCTGAGCAATCTCGTCCAAGATCTCTTAGACCTCAGCCAGCTAGAGCAGCGATCGCTCCGACAACTGAAGCGTAGCCCCACCGACTTAGCTCAACTTTTGCAAACGGCCTGGCTCAATCTTGAACCCTTGGCACGCAAAAAAAAACTTCGCCTATCCTATAGCGGGCCAGACAAACTCTACGCCAATGTCGATGAAGCCCGCATGTATCGAGTCTTTATCAATCTTTTCGACAACAGCATTAAATATAGTCCCGTGGCGGCAGCGATCGCCGTAGAAGCGCAGTTCAGCATCCAGCCTGATCCCGCCGCGGCCGGACGGTCTGACGCTGCCGGAGGTGTTCTTGACCCAGATCCCCCCGTGGATAGCCGGCTGTCATCTTCTTCAAGCCTTAGTTCCCAAACCAGCTCCACCGACATTGATGCACCGGGATCCCACATCATCATCGACTTTATTGATGCCGGAGAAGGTTTTCCCAACGACACCATTGAGCATGTCTTCGATCGCTTCTACCGTGCTGATCCCTCGCGATCGCGGCAGAGCTATCTCACCGTTTCGGCCACACAACCCGATCTGTCAGAAGGCGATCGCCCGCCAGTCTCCCCCGTACCACACTGCAGCGGTAGCGGCTTAGGGCTGTCCATCGTCCAACAAATTGTCACCGCCCACGGCGGCCAGATCACTGCCAGCAACCATCCTGAAACCCATGGAGCCTGGTTGCGTCTGACCCTACCTATTGATCCTACTCATTGA